The window TAGGCGATCGCGCCGTTGATACCGGCCACGATGAGCGCCCGACGGTTCTCGAGACCGGCGATCAGGGCCGTGGTGAGCACCACGGTGCCGGCGATGAGGATGAAGAGCCCGACGGGTCCGAAACCGGGGTTGCGGAACCAGTCGGCCAGGTCGAAGTAGATCAGGAGCGCCGCGGTCGCCGCACCCGAGATGGCGGCCACGATGAGTCGGCGCCGGACGTTGCCGCCGATCATGGCCTGCCAGACGACCGCGCTGATCACCGTGATCAGGATGATCGCGAGGGGCGGGATCGACGTAGCCGAGACGAGGAAGTCGTTGAACCCGATCGCCATGAACTCCTTCAGGAGCACCGCGATGAGGAACGACGGCAGCGAGTACAGGAAGAAGCTGACCAGCGTCACGCCGAAGTCGAAGCCGCTGTACTGACGGAGGGCGGTGACGATGCCGACCGCGACGCCGAGGACGATGGCCACGACGAAGGCGACCGTGACGAGCTGGAGGGTCGAGACCATCGCAGCGGGGAGGATCGCCGTGACGGGGGCGTTGGAGATCGTGGTCCCGAGGTCGCACGTGCCGACGAACGGGATGAGGCACTGGGCCGCGCCGCCGAGCCACAGGAAGTATCGCAGGACGGGCGGGACGTCCAGGTCGAGCTGAGCGATACGCGCGGCAATGAGCTGATCCCGGTTGGGATCGTTGCTGCCCTGCAGATCCTCCAGCGGGTTGCCGGAGTTCGCGGACAGCACGTACATGATGAACGACGCCGCCAGCAGGACGAGGATGGAGACGGCGATGCGCCTGAGGACGAATCCGACCATCGCGGGGAACTTCCTTCGGTCGAGAGAGTGCGCATCGCAAGTGCGATCACGACAGGATAACGGTTGCCTGGAACGGGCAAGGCGAGGCGCCGGAGCCTTTACGACTCCGGCGCCTCGCTGTAATGCGGTTCAGCCGGTGGTCACCGGGCGGCTATCAGCCGGCCAGCGTCCATTCCTGGGCGTTCCACACGATGCCCGTCTGGCCACCGAAGTAGTCGATGCCCGTGACGGTGCCGTTGTCGGCGAACAGACCCGGCAGCTGGAAGAGCGGCAGACCGTAGAAGTCCTCGGCGGTCTTCGCGTCGATCTGGATCTTGAGCTGCTGCAGGGCGTCGTTGTCGACCGTGACCTGGCTCTCGTCGACGAGGGTGTCGACGTCGGCGTTGGTGTAGAGGTTGTAGTTACCGCCACCGTTGGTCTTGAAGATCTGCGGGAGCGCGGCGTTGCCGGCACCCGGCGAGATCCAACCGAAGATCGACGCGTCGTAGCTGCCGGAGCCCAGGAGCGAGCTCCAGTCGGGCGATCCGGCGTCCTCGATCACGAAGCCCGCCTGCTGCGCCGACTGCTGGATGGCGCGGAAGCTGTCGACACGGTTCGGGTTGTTGGTGTTGTAGAGGATCCGCACCGTCGGCGTCGCGCCGTTGAGCAGCGCCTTGGCGCCCTCGATGTCGGGCTCGGTGAACGCGTCGTAGCCGCTCGCCGCGACGGCGTCGGTGTAGTCGGCGTCGGTCGGCAGGAAGATCTGCGAGTTGAGCACCTCGGCGTCGGGGTTGACCGGCGTGATGATCGAGTCGAGGATCTGCTGGCGCGGAACCGTCTTGAGGAAGGCCTCGCGCACGTTCGCATCGGCGAAGACGCCGCCGAAGGTCAGGTCGAGGTGGTCGTAGGCGACCTGGTTGCCCGCGTGCACGGTGGCGTTGTTCGCCTCGAGCGCGGTCAGCGTGTCGGCGGACGCCTGCGGCTGGATCGCGTTGACCTCGCCGTTCTGAAGGGCCGTGACCTGCGCGTTCGGGTCACCGATGAAGCGGATGATCAGCTGGTCGTACGCGGGCGACATGGTGCCCTTGTACTCGGGGTTCTTCTCCAGCGTGATGCTCGACTCCGGCTGGAAGTCGGTCACGATGAACGGTCCGCTACCGACGAGGAGGCTCTCGTCGCTCGGCATGGTCGTCACGTCGTAGCCGGTGTTCCAGAAGTCGGCGGCGGCCTTCAGGGTTGCATTCGGGGCAACGGGAGCGGCCGGGTCGCCCTTGGGGGTGTCGTTGAGCGTCGTGATGAGCTCCTCGAGCGACACGCCCGCCTTATCGGCGAGCACGTGAGCCGGCTTGCCGATGGGGTTGACGAGCTGGTAGTCCACGAACGGCGTTCCATACGTGATCGTCATCGACATGTTGTCGTCGCCGATCTCAGGGAAGTCCGTGGTGTCCAGGCCCGCGGTGCTGCCGGCGAGCGTGAAGTACTGCGTTCCGCCGTTGGTGACGTCGCCGGTGGCCGGGTCGATCTCGGCGTCGTTGTAGTAGCCCGAGTTGATGGCCCAGTTCACGAGCATGTCGTCGGCGGTGATGGGC is drawn from Microbacterium hatanonis and contains these coding sequences:
- a CDS encoding ABC transporter permease; its protein translation is MVGFVLRRIAVSILVLLAASFIMYVLSANSGNPLEDLQGSNDPNRDQLIAARIAQLDLDVPPVLRYFLWLGGAAQCLIPFVGTCDLGTTISNAPVTAILPAAMVSTLQLVTVAFVVAIVLGVAVGIVTALRQYSGFDFGVTLVSFFLYSLPSFLIAVLLKEFMAIGFNDFLVSATSIPPLAIILITVISAVVWQAMIGGNVRRRLIVAAISGAATAALLIYFDLADWFRNPGFGPVGLFILIAGTVVLTTALIAGLENRRALIVAGINGAIAYISYFALQGLFDISSLGTLIILGIAALVVGIVTGLLLGGNDRGQAARIGAIVAFVTSSLVVLDRFMQSWPAYVNSPRIGGRPIATVGASTPGFTGDVWLSGIDSFTHLLLPTIALLLISFAGYTRYARSGLLEVMNQDYIRTARAKGLGERTVVMRHALRNMLIPIVTLIATDIGALLGGAVITERVFAISGMGQLFVSSILRTDVNPVMGYFLIIAVTAILFNFLADLAYAALDPRVRVAA
- a CDS encoding ABC transporter family substrate-binding protein, which encodes MSENTWRKRALVAGAGVAVSALALAGCTTAPAEETPAESGGTITVATTNAFTSFNGDTPDANLDTNGMVGYLTGVSGGLGLGGFLRLDKDFSILSNDDFGTVETVSEDPLTVKYTLNEGLTWSDGEPITADDMLVNWAINSGYYNDAEIDPATGDVTNGGTQYFTLAGSTAGLDTTDFPEIGDDNMSMTITYGTPFVDYQLVNPIGKPAHVLADKAGVSLEELITTLNDTPKGDPAAPVAPNATLKAAADFWNTGYDVTTMPSDESLLVGSGPFIVTDFQPESSITLEKNPEYKGTMSPAYDQLIIRFIGDPNAQVTALQNGEVNAIQPQASADTLTALEANNATVHAGNQVAYDHLDLTFGGVFADANVREAFLKTVPRQQILDSIITPVNPDAEVLNSQIFLPTDADYTDAVAASGYDAFTEPDIEGAKALLNGATPTVRILYNTNNPNRVDSFRAIQQSAQQAGFVIEDAGSPDWSSLLGSGSYDASIFGWISPGAGNAALPQIFKTNGGGNYNLYTNADVDTLVDESQVTVDNDALQQLKIQIDAKTAEDFYGLPLFQLPGLFADNGTVTGIDYFGGQTGIVWNAQEWTLAG